One window of the Methanomicrobiales archaeon genome contains the following:
- a CDS encoding DNA double-strand break repair nuclease NurA, protein MREVDAYGKGIYRILERIIAYSPKNLVDLFSAESGLGPASYAACGTGFEGSIAAVDGSNAIVLDAGSYAVAAVRAGESTFREGTRLHRGITSPCLAAIGPERKCEEFVKLYRRCFQTIPETPLYSDDPVQASAVLRDTLEYSVARRLADTLDAGDLLLLDGALTASHASHQPVILDLLKRCRRRGVLLAAVTKRSSVTWGNGYPLVPAAAGLADRCGIDHPWYVGIPDSLLEAPRFKEWQQGAIFVARLHPRACRAFKVELPRYAQPEAIERTFAALARYSDDGRIAGYPVPLMEAHRLVKIDRDLVEQMRQDLIGAMSGAGMRIEDYLTMFGDIHDEFERY, encoded by the coding sequence ATGAGGGAGGTGGACGCCTACGGGAAGGGGATCTACCGCATCCTCGAGCGAATCATCGCCTATTCGCCGAAGAATCTGGTCGACCTCTTCTCCGCGGAGAGCGGTCTCGGTCCGGCATCGTACGCCGCCTGCGGCACCGGGTTCGAGGGGAGCATCGCGGCTGTCGACGGGAGCAATGCGATCGTCCTGGACGCCGGCAGCTACGCCGTCGCCGCCGTGCGGGCGGGCGAGAGCACGTTCCGCGAGGGCACACGGCTCCACCGGGGGATCACCTCCCCCTGTCTTGCGGCCATCGGGCCGGAGCGGAAATGTGAGGAGTTCGTGAAGCTGTATCGGCGGTGCTTCCAGACGATCCCGGAGACGCCCCTCTACAGCGACGATCCCGTCCAGGCATCGGCGGTGCTGCGGGATACGCTCGAGTACTCCGTGGCGCGGCGCCTCGCCGACACCCTCGACGCAGGCGACCTGCTCCTCCTGGACGGGGCGCTCACCGCCAGCCACGCGAGCCACCAGCCCGTGATCCTGGACCTCCTCAAGCGCTGCAGGAGAAGGGGCGTGCTCTTGGCAGCGGTGACCAAACGCTCATCGGTGACCTGGGGAAACGGGTATCCCCTGGTGCCGGCAGCGGCCGGGCTCGCGGATCGATGCGGCATCGACCATCCGTGGTACGTCGGGATACCCGACAGCCTTCTCGAGGCCCCGCGGTTCAAGGAGTGGCAGCAGGGGGCCATTTTCGTCGCCCGCCTGCATCCGAGGGCGTGCAGGGCCTTCAAAGTCGAGCTGCCGCGCTACGCGCAGCCCGAGGCGATCGAGAGGACATTTGCCGCCCTCGCCCGCTACTCGGACGACGGGCGGATCGCGGGCTACCCCGTCCCGCTCATGGAGGCGCACCGTCTGGTGAAGATCGACCGGGATCTGGTGGAGCAGATGCGGCAGGATCTGATCGGGGCGATGAGCGGGGCAGGGATGCGGATCGAGGACTATCTGACCATGTTCGGGGATATTCACGATGAATTTGAACGCTATTGA